One stretch of Streptomyces sp. 135 DNA includes these proteins:
- a CDS encoding DUF5925 domain-containing protein, whose protein sequence is MSANPHDALPIRLNVDDSDSPSDVVDALFLGRFATGEQPFSHSANIERVKSGVTLLPPGATVLRAARDDDRSATLAEGEGWTLLISRWNRGADVTVTATGAELAERVLKQATEGAQDEPEPQPENVAMGFWYVSPRRGPHRTTRQISAGTWEEVRPNYTAPVADAMDKLMKTTPEDISGRLLLLHGPPGTGKTSALRTLARSWRDWCQVDCVLDPERLFSDVGYLMDIAIGEDDGTAKGRWRLLLLEDCDELIRGEAKHTAGQALSRLLNLTDGLLGQGRNVLVGVTTNEDLERLHPAVVRPGRCLARIEVGALTRPEAVEWLGTEEGISRDGATLAELFALRRGTTPTSVPDQREGRAGVDAGLYL, encoded by the coding sequence ATGTCTGCGAACCCTCACGACGCCCTGCCGATCCGGCTCAACGTCGACGACAGCGACTCTCCGTCGGATGTCGTGGACGCGCTGTTCCTCGGCCGCTTCGCGACGGGCGAGCAGCCCTTCTCGCACAGCGCGAACATCGAGCGCGTCAAGTCCGGCGTGACGCTGCTCCCGCCCGGGGCGACGGTGCTGCGGGCGGCCCGCGACGACGACCGCAGCGCGACGCTCGCCGAGGGCGAGGGGTGGACGCTGCTGATCTCCCGCTGGAACCGCGGCGCGGACGTCACGGTGACGGCGACCGGCGCCGAGCTGGCCGAGCGCGTCCTGAAGCAGGCCACGGAGGGCGCGCAGGACGAGCCCGAGCCCCAGCCGGAGAACGTGGCCATGGGGTTCTGGTACGTGTCTCCGCGGCGCGGCCCGCACCGCACCACCCGGCAGATCTCGGCCGGTACGTGGGAGGAGGTGCGGCCCAACTACACGGCGCCGGTCGCCGACGCCATGGACAAGCTGATGAAGACGACGCCGGAGGACATCTCCGGGCGCCTGCTGCTCCTGCACGGGCCGCCGGGCACGGGCAAGACGTCGGCGCTGCGGACGCTGGCCCGGTCGTGGCGCGACTGGTGCCAGGTGGACTGCGTCCTGGATCCGGAGCGGCTCTTCAGTGACGTCGGTTATCTGATGGACATCGCGATCGGTGAGGACGACGGCACGGCGAAGGGGCGCTGGCGGCTGCTGCTCCTGGAGGACTGCGACGAGCTGATCCGCGGCGAGGCGAAGCACACGGCGGGGCAGGCGCTGTCCCGTCTCCTCAACCTCACGGACGGACTGCTCGGCCAGGGCCGCAACGTCCTGGTGGGCGTCACGACCAACGAGGACCTGGAGCGCCTGCACCCGGCGGTCGTCCGCCCCGGCCGCTGCCTGGCCCGCATCGAGGTCGGCGCGCTGACCCGCCCCGAGGCGGTGGAGTGGCTCGGCACGGAGGAGGGCATCTCCCGCGACGGCGCCACCCTCGCCGAGCTCTTCGCCCTGCGGCGCGGTACGACGCCGACGTCGGTCCCGGACCAGCGGGAAGGGCGGGCGGGGGTGGACGCGGGGCTGTATCTGTGA
- a CDS encoding GntR family transcriptional regulator — protein MTLKIDIDADAGDAPYEQVRAQIAGQVRSGELPVGYKLPTVRGLAQSLGLAANTVAKAYRALEADGVIETRGRNGTFVAAAGDAAAKEASNAAQAYAERVRRLGLSEDDALAAVRDAVRAAYGTSG, from the coding sequence GTGACTTTGAAGATCGACATCGACGCGGACGCGGGCGACGCGCCCTACGAGCAGGTGCGGGCCCAGATCGCCGGACAGGTCCGCTCGGGCGAGCTGCCCGTCGGCTACAAGCTGCCCACGGTCCGGGGGCTCGCCCAGTCGCTGGGGCTCGCGGCGAACACGGTGGCCAAGGCCTACCGGGCCCTTGAGGCCGACGGGGTCATCGAGACCCGGGGCCGCAACGGCACGTTCGTCGCCGCCGCGGGGGACGCCGCCGCGAAGGAGGCGTCCAACGCCGCGCAGGCGTACGCCGAGCGGGTCCGGCGGCTCGGTCTCTCCGAGGACGACGCCCTGGCCGCCGTACGCGACGCCGTGCGCGCCGCGTACGGGACGTCCGGCTAG
- a CDS encoding GNAT family N-acetyltransferase — protein MTVIVRALRADAATAAADDAGFAAVRRACVPAMLATPDSVSFDRAHAHPDSRYRQLIAEADGEVIGTAQVGIAYDSPEPGQGFANVYVHPQRLGTGAGTLLLRTAEEHLADAGATTVYSWVLDEPANLAFAARHGYRASRRAHFLRLDLAHATLPPRREPPAGVELVSGSVYADDARPLFALDAETVADEPGDVAAEFTDYEHWLAETWHHPLVSQELTTVALVDGRPAAFSLARTDGAGRYASGMTGTARAHRGRGLAKLVKNDSLHRARAAGCTEAFTGNDAGNEPMLAINDWFGYEVCGTEVRHVRDFG, from the coding sequence ATGACTGTGATCGTCCGAGCCCTCCGCGCCGACGCCGCCACCGCCGCCGCGGACGACGCGGGTTTCGCCGCCGTACGGCGGGCGTGTGTGCCCGCCATGCTCGCCACCCCCGACTCCGTGTCCTTCGACCGCGCGCACGCCCATCCAGACTCCCGCTACCGGCAGTTGATCGCCGAGGCCGACGGTGAGGTCATCGGTACGGCGCAGGTGGGCATCGCCTACGACAGCCCCGAGCCGGGCCAGGGCTTCGCCAACGTCTACGTGCACCCGCAGCGGCTCGGTACCGGCGCCGGAACGCTCCTGCTGCGCACCGCCGAGGAACATTTGGCGGACGCGGGCGCCACCACCGTCTACTCGTGGGTGCTCGACGAGCCGGCGAACCTCGCCTTCGCCGCCCGCCACGGCTACCGCGCGAGCCGTCGCGCGCACTTCCTGCGCCTGGACCTCGCGCACGCCACGCTGCCGCCCCGCCGGGAGCCGCCCGCCGGGGTGGAGCTGGTCAGCGGCTCGGTGTACGCGGACGACGCGCGGCCGCTCTTCGCGCTCGACGCGGAGACGGTGGCGGACGAACCGGGCGACGTGGCCGCGGAGTTCACGGACTACGAGCACTGGCTCGCCGAGACCTGGCACCATCCGCTGGTCAGCCAGGAGCTCACCACGGTGGCCCTGGTGGACGGCCGCCCCGCGGCGTTCAGCCTGGCCCGCACGGACGGCGCGGGCCGCTACGCCTCCGGCATGACGGGCACGGCGCGCGCCCACCGCGGCCGGGGCCTCGCCAAGCTCGTGAAGAACGACTCCCTGCACCGCGCCCGCGCGGCCGGCTGCACGGAGGCGTTCACGGGCAACGACGCCGGGAACGAACCGATGCTGGCGATCAACGACTGGTTCGGCTACGAGGTCTGCGGTACGGAGGTGCGCCATGTCCGAGACTTCGGCTGA
- a CDS encoding DUF402 domain-containing protein gives MSETSAEPLPTLEIALVKAGRTKIRYPAGLLQDDGTRITVRAPWAAPGVRDFGFVRFEPGDVFTEHYWRDRWYAIKEVYAADGTLKGWYCDVTRPASRDGSLLTVEDLDLDLWCSADGATVLRLDEDEFEASTLPTEDPTAASAALRALAELESLARGGLLPGGS, from the coding sequence ATGTCCGAGACTTCGGCTGAGCCCCTGCCCACCCTGGAGATCGCCCTCGTCAAAGCGGGCCGCACCAAGATCCGCTACCCGGCCGGGCTCCTCCAGGACGACGGCACCCGGATCACGGTCCGGGCCCCCTGGGCGGCCCCCGGCGTCCGCGACTTCGGCTTCGTCCGCTTCGAACCGGGCGACGTCTTCACCGAGCACTACTGGCGCGACCGCTGGTACGCGATCAAGGAGGTGTACGCCGCCGACGGCACCCTCAAGGGCTGGTACTGCGACGTGACGCGCCCCGCGTCCCGCGACGGCTCACTCCTGACGGTGGAGGACCTGGACCTCGACCTGTGGTGCTCGGCGGACGGCGCGACGGTCCTGCGCCTGGACGAGGACGAGTTCGAGGCAAGCACCCTGCCCACCGAGGACCCTACCGCCGCGTCGGCGGCCCTGCGCGCCCTCGCGGAACTGGAGTCGTTGGCGCGTGGGGGGCTGCTGCCAGGGGGGTCGTAG
- a CDS encoding GNAT family N-acetyltransferase encodes MTTTPSTFTGIRPATVADVPAVRAVTDAAYRHYIERIGVVPAPMEADHAADVAAGRVYVTGDPVVGVLVLVPVTAPREDTHLFLESIAVRPDAAGKGVGRALLAFVDAHARALGLPEVRLYTNALMWENQKIYPRYGYDLVERRVEGPYDRLHYRKRLTT; translated from the coding sequence ATGACGACGACACCCAGCACGTTCACGGGCATCCGCCCCGCCACCGTCGCCGACGTGCCCGCCGTGCGGGCGGTGACCGACGCGGCCTACCGCCACTACATCGAACGCATCGGGGTCGTCCCCGCGCCGATGGAGGCCGACCACGCGGCCGACGTGGCGGCGGGCCGGGTGTACGTCACCGGGGACCCGGTCGTCGGCGTCCTGGTCCTCGTCCCGGTCACCGCACCGCGCGAGGACACCCATCTCTTCCTGGAGTCGATCGCGGTCCGCCCCGATGCCGCGGGCAAGGGGGTGGGCCGCGCCCTGCTGGCCTTCGTGGACGCACACGCGCGCGCCCTGGGCCTGCCGGAAGTCCGGCTCTACACCAACGCGTTGATGTGGGAGAACCAGAAGATCTACCCCCGGTACGGGTACGACCTCGTGGAGCGGCGCGTCGAGGGCCCGTACGACCGGCTGCACTACCGCAAGCGGCTGACCACTTGA
- a CDS encoding tripartite tricarboxylate transporter permease, whose amino-acid sequence MNAFTSLIDGFGTALTPVNLLWAAVGVLLGTAIGVLPGIGPAMAVALLLPVTYGLEPTGAFIMFAGIYYGAMFGGSTTSILLNTPGESAAVVAAMEGHPMAKAGRGSQALAAAAIGHFAGGMIGTLLLVALAPTVADLAVDIGAPDYFAIMVLAFIAVTSVLGSSRIRGLASLLIGLTIGLVGLDQMTGQQRLTFGSLQLADGIDVVIVAVGLFAIGEALWVAAHLRRTSAEAIPVGRPWLGRADVRRTWKSWLRGPLIGFPFGAIPAGGAEIPTFLSYVTEKRLSKHKDEWGKGAIEGVAGPESASSASAAGTLVSMLTLGLPTTAVAAVMLAAFQQYGIQPGPLLFEREPDLVWGLIASLFVGMVLLLALNLPLAPLWAKLLRIPRPHLYAGILFFAAVGAYAVGGEPVDLVILLVIGLIGFGMRRYGLPVLPAVIGVILGPNAEQQLRRALQISDGSVRGLVDTPFSLTVYGLIVLIVTWPLWKKALSRVRRRDIDVEA is encoded by the coding sequence ATGAACGCCTTCACCTCCCTCATCGACGGCTTCGGCACGGCCCTCACCCCGGTCAACCTCCTGTGGGCCGCCGTCGGCGTCCTCCTCGGCACCGCCATTGGCGTCCTGCCCGGCATCGGGCCCGCGATGGCGGTCGCCCTGCTGCTCCCGGTGACGTACGGACTCGAACCGACCGGCGCCTTCATCATGTTCGCCGGCATCTACTACGGGGCCATGTTCGGCGGCTCGACCACCTCGATCCTGCTCAACACCCCCGGCGAGAGCGCCGCCGTCGTCGCCGCCATGGAAGGCCATCCGATGGCCAAGGCGGGACGCGGCTCCCAGGCCCTCGCGGCCGCCGCCATCGGCCACTTCGCGGGCGGCATGATCGGCACGCTCCTCCTGGTGGCGCTCGCCCCGACCGTCGCCGACCTCGCCGTCGACATCGGCGCGCCCGACTACTTCGCGATCATGGTGCTCGCCTTCATCGCGGTCACTTCGGTGCTCGGCTCCTCCCGCATCCGCGGCCTCGCGTCCCTCTTGATCGGCCTGACGATCGGCCTGGTGGGCCTGGACCAGATGACGGGCCAGCAGCGGTTGACGTTCGGCTCGCTCCAACTCGCCGACGGCATCGACGTGGTGATCGTCGCGGTCGGTCTCTTCGCGATCGGCGAGGCCCTGTGGGTCGCCGCGCACCTGCGCCGCACCAGCGCCGAGGCGATCCCCGTCGGCCGCCCCTGGCTCGGCAGGGCCGACGTACGGCGCACCTGGAAGTCCTGGCTGCGCGGCCCCCTCATCGGCTTCCCGTTCGGCGCGATCCCGGCCGGCGGCGCGGAGATCCCCACCTTCCTCTCCTACGTCACCGAGAAACGCCTCTCCAAGCACAAGGACGAGTGGGGCAAGGGCGCCATCGAAGGCGTCGCGGGCCCCGAGTCGGCGTCGTCCGCGTCCGCCGCGGGCACCCTCGTCTCCATGCTGACGCTCGGCCTGCCCACGACCGCCGTCGCCGCCGTGATGCTCGCCGCATTCCAGCAGTACGGCATCCAGCCCGGCCCCCTGCTCTTCGAACGCGAACCCGACCTGGTCTGGGGCCTGATCGCCTCCCTGTTCGTCGGGATGGTGCTCCTGCTGGCCCTGAACCTGCCCCTCGCCCCCCTCTGGGCGAAGCTGCTGCGCATCCCGCGGCCCCACCTCTACGCGGGCATCCTGTTCTTCGCCGCGGTCGGCGCCTACGCGGTCGGCGGCGAACCGGTCGACCTCGTCATCCTGCTCGTCATCGGCCTGATCGGCTTCGGCATGCGGCGCTACGGCCTGCCCGTCCTGCCCGCCGTCATCGGCGTCATCCTCGGCCCCAACGCCGAGCAACAGCTGCGCCGCGCGCTGCAGATCAGCGACGGCAGCGTCCGCGGACTCGTCGACACGCCCTTCTCCCTGACGGTCTATGGCCTCATCGTCCTGATCGTGACGTGGCCGTTGTGGAAGAAGGCGCTGTCGCGGGTACGTCGCCGTGACATAGACGTGGAGGCATGA
- a CDS encoding tripartite tricarboxylate transporter TctB family protein, which yields MTTTDVTPERPDRRAWLREHSELGVSVLLLALGALVLTDALTMDVEIAQRGPIGPKTVPVAVGIGLLVVALLLAVDVLRGGRGEAESGEDIDLSEPADRRTVLLLAGVFLAAAVLIEPLGFPVTGALLFWGSAYALGSRHLDRDPLIAAVLSVVTYVIFNNLLGVPLPGGPLMGVL from the coding sequence GTGACCACCACCGACGTCACCCCCGAGCGCCCGGACCGCCGTGCCTGGCTGCGCGAGCACTCCGAACTCGGAGTCAGTGTCCTGCTCCTTGCCCTCGGCGCGCTCGTCCTGACCGACGCGCTCACCATGGACGTGGAGATCGCCCAGCGCGGCCCGATCGGCCCGAAGACCGTGCCGGTCGCCGTCGGCATCGGCCTGCTCGTCGTCGCCCTGCTGCTCGCCGTCGACGTACTGCGCGGCGGCCGCGGGGAGGCCGAGAGCGGCGAGGACATCGACCTGTCCGAACCCGCCGACCGGCGCACCGTGCTGCTCCTCGCGGGCGTCTTCCTCGCCGCCGCCGTCCTCATCGAACCGCTCGGCTTCCCCGTCACCGGCGCCCTGCTCTTCTGGGGCTCGGCGTACGCGCTCGGCAGCCGGCACCTCGACCGCGATCCGCTGATCGCCGCCGTGCTCTCCGTCGTCACGTACGTGATCTTCAACAACCTGCTCGGCGTTCCGCTGCCGGGCGGCCCCCTGATGGGAGTGCTGTGA
- a CDS encoding tripartite tricarboxylate transporter substrate binding protein, protein MRLRTPLALLGAALLTLVAPPLLTAGSGAETGTQIPGLRFMVPNTPGGGYDITARTAAKNAEDAGLTHNIEVFNLPGAGGTVGLTRLVGEHGNGKLAMSMGLGVVGAARSNHSPKTLSDTTPIARLTEEQDVVVVAKNSPYKTIGQLIGAWKKNPGKLPVGGGSAPGGPDHLAPMLMARAVGIEPKKVNYVPFDGGGELLASILGSKVAFGVSGVGEYLDQIKSGELRLLAVTGPKRVRGLDGPTLKESGYDVEFTNWRGIVAPPGLSDTEREKLTVLITKLHASPEWRKSLKTNGWDDAFLTGEKFGDFLDAQDKRVVSVLTELGL, encoded by the coding sequence GTGCGCCTGCGCACACCCCTCGCCCTGCTCGGCGCCGCGCTCCTCACGCTCGTGGCGCCGCCCCTGCTCACCGCGGGCAGCGGCGCCGAGACCGGCACCCAGATCCCCGGCCTGCGCTTCATGGTCCCCAACACCCCCGGCGGCGGCTACGACATCACCGCCCGCACCGCGGCGAAGAACGCCGAGGACGCCGGACTCACCCACAACATCGAGGTGTTCAACCTGCCCGGCGCCGGCGGCACCGTCGGCCTGACCCGGCTCGTCGGTGAGCACGGCAACGGCAAGCTCGCCATGTCCATGGGGCTCGGCGTCGTCGGAGCCGCACGCTCCAACCACTCCCCGAAGACCCTCTCCGACACCACCCCGATCGCCCGGCTCACCGAGGAGCAGGACGTCGTCGTGGTCGCCAAGAACTCCCCGTACAAGACCATCGGCCAGCTCATCGGGGCCTGGAAGAAGAACCCCGGCAAACTGCCCGTCGGCGGCGGCTCCGCGCCCGGCGGCCCCGACCACCTCGCCCCGATGCTGATGGCGCGCGCCGTCGGGATCGAGCCGAAGAAGGTCAACTACGTGCCCTTCGACGGCGGCGGCGAACTGCTCGCCTCCATCCTCGGCAGCAAGGTCGCCTTCGGCGTCTCCGGAGTCGGCGAGTACCTGGACCAGATCAAGTCCGGGGAGCTGCGCCTGCTCGCCGTGACCGGGCCGAAGCGGGTGCGCGGCCTGGACGGGCCCACCCTCAAGGAGTCCGGCTACGACGTGGAGTTCACCAACTGGCGCGGCATCGTCGCCCCGCCCGGCCTCAGTGACACCGAGCGCGAGAAGCTCACCGTACTGATCACCAAGCTGCACGCCTCGCCCGAGTGGCGCAAGTCCCTCAAGACCAACGGCTGGGACGACGCGTTCCTGACCGGCGAGAAGTTCGGCGACTTCCTGGACGCCCAGGACAAGCGCGTCGTCTCGGTGCTGACGGAGTTGGGGCTGTGA
- a CDS encoding response regulator, which yields MTRVLVVDDDFMVAKLHSRYVAAVAGCTVVGAAHTGAEALGAAERLRPDLVLLDVYLPDMDGLAVLRELRAAEERDPGRRPVDALFITAARDARIVRAALRAGALHYLIKPFNQAALQEQLRHVAAVRARLDGLGQARQEDVDQIFGTRPPGSRELPKGLAAHTAELVEQTLREHPGGLSASECAAAGSLSRVSARRYLEFFVDTGRAEVTLRYGGTGRPERRYRWLG from the coding sequence ATGACAAGGGTCCTGGTCGTGGACGACGACTTCATGGTCGCCAAGCTGCACAGCCGGTACGTCGCCGCGGTGGCCGGATGCACCGTGGTCGGCGCCGCCCACACCGGCGCCGAGGCGCTCGGCGCGGCGGAACGGCTCCGCCCCGACCTCGTGCTCCTCGACGTCTATCTGCCCGACATGGACGGACTCGCGGTGCTCCGGGAGCTGCGGGCCGCCGAGGAGCGTGATCCGGGGCGCCGGCCGGTTGACGCCCTGTTCATCACGGCGGCGCGGGACGCCCGGATCGTACGGGCGGCGCTGCGCGCGGGGGCCCTGCACTATCTGATCAAGCCGTTCAACCAGGCGGCGCTGCAAGAGCAGTTGCGGCACGTGGCGGCGGTGCGGGCGCGGCTCGACGGGCTCGGTCAGGCGCGCCAGGAGGACGTGGACCAGATCTTCGGCACGCGGCCGCCCGGCTCCCGGGAGCTGCCGAAGGGCCTCGCGGCCCACACCGCCGAGCTGGTGGAGCAGACCCTGCGGGAGCATCCCGGGGGCCTGTCGGCCTCGGAGTGCGCGGCGGCGGGCTCGCTCTCCCGCGTGAGCGCCCGCCGCTACCTGGAGTTCTTCGTGGACACGGGCCGCGCCGAGGTGACGCTGCGCTACGGCGGGACGGGGCGGCCGGAGCGGCGGTACCGGTGGCTGGGGTGA
- a CDS encoding DUF2000 domain-containing protein — MSTDTATAPTPPAATAAPATAAATDRPPVRFDTKIAVLLRDDLESWQRLNVTAFLVSGLGTRLPELVGEPYEDADGTAYLPMFRQPVLVLEGGKEVLTAARRRALGRGLPCSVFTSGLFATGNDTDNRAAVRAVTGDELDVVGLAVHGPRGAVDKVLKGARMHP; from the coding sequence ATGAGCACAGACACCGCCACCGCGCCTACTCCTCCGGCTGCCACCGCCGCCCCCGCCACGGCCGCCGCCACCGACCGGCCGCCCGTCCGCTTCGACACCAAGATCGCCGTACTGCTCCGGGACGACCTGGAGAGCTGGCAGCGGCTGAACGTGACCGCGTTCCTCGTGAGCGGGCTCGGCACTCGGCTGCCCGAGCTCGTCGGGGAGCCGTACGAGGACGCCGACGGCACCGCCTACCTGCCGATGTTCCGGCAGCCGGTGCTCGTCCTCGAAGGTGGCAAGGAGGTGCTGACCGCCGCCCGGCGGCGCGCGCTGGGGCGGGGCCTGCCGTGCTCGGTGTTCACCTCCGGCCTGTTCGCCACCGGCAACGACACCGACAACCGGGCGGCCGTCCGCGCCGTCACCGGGGACGAGTTGGACGTGGTGGGGCTCGCCGTCCACGGGCCGCGGGGCGCGGTGGACAAGGTACTGAAGGGAGCGCGGATGCATCCGTGA
- a CDS encoding lytic polysaccharide monooxygenase, which yields MPARRKAAAIAAAGVAPLALTALTVLPAQPAAAHGSMTDPVSRVSACFQEGPESPESAACKAAVAASGTQAFYDWNGVNIANAAGKSRQIIPDGKLCSAGNDKYKGLDLPRADWPSSKLSAGDHTFRYKGTAPHRGSFALYVTKASYDPTKPLKWSDLEEKPFVEVKDPKMENGDYVFDGKVPARSGRHLIYSIWQRSDSPEAFYTCSDVVFGKDTGGSGSGSAPAASAPSDEEIAAGAEKSSVEHHGHGDSDAKTGAKATEAAPAAGAADAEKAAGAAGTSGNEPEVNGGAEKPATAATGDNLAETGGDSTTSYIAMGGAAALAVGAAAMFATTRRRAAGRHGR from the coding sequence ATGCCCGCACGCCGCAAGGCCGCCGCGATCGCCGCCGCCGGAGTCGCCCCGCTCGCCCTGACCGCTCTGACCGTCCTGCCGGCGCAGCCCGCCGCCGCGCACGGTTCGATGACGGATCCGGTCAGCCGGGTCTCGGCCTGCTTCCAGGAGGGCCCGGAGTCCCCGGAGTCGGCCGCCTGCAAGGCCGCCGTCGCCGCGAGCGGCACGCAGGCCTTCTACGACTGGAACGGCGTGAACATCGCCAACGCCGCCGGGAAGTCGAGGCAGATCATCCCCGACGGCAAGCTGTGCAGCGCGGGCAACGACAAGTACAAGGGACTCGACCTGCCGCGCGCCGACTGGCCGTCCAGCAAGCTGTCCGCCGGGGACCACACCTTCCGCTACAAGGGCACGGCTCCGCACCGGGGTTCCTTCGCGCTGTACGTCACGAAGGCGTCGTACGACCCGACGAAGCCCCTGAAGTGGTCGGACCTGGAGGAGAAGCCCTTCGTCGAGGTCAAGGACCCGAAGATGGAGAACGGCGACTACGTCTTCGACGGCAAGGTCCCCGCCCGGTCGGGCCGCCACCTGATCTACTCGATCTGGCAGCGCTCGGATTCCCCCGAGGCGTTCTACACCTGCTCCGACGTCGTCTTCGGCAAGGACACCGGCGGCTCCGGTTCCGGCTCCGCCCCCGCCGCGTCGGCTCCCTCGGACGAGGAGATCGCGGCGGGCGCCGAGAAGTCCTCGGTCGAGCACCACGGCCACGGCGACTCCGATGCGAAGACGGGCGCCAAGGCCACGGAGGCCGCCCCGGCCGCCGGTGCCGCCGATGCCGAGAAGGCCGCCGGCGCCGCGGGGACCTCCGGCAACGAACCCGAGGTGAACGGCGGCGCCGAGAAGCCCGCCACCGCCGCCACCGGCGACAACCTCGCCGAGACCGGCGGCGACAGCACCACCTCGTACATCGCGATGGGCGGTGCCGCCGCTCTCGCCGTCGGCGCCGCGGCGATGTTCGCCACGACGCGCCGCCGCGCGGCCGGACGCCACGGCCGATGA
- a CDS encoding alpha/beta fold hydrolase: MLPWRRALRALAAALLITGAATTLAPAATADTTAQAATASVSRGWNDYDCQPSAAHPRPVVLVHGTFGNSVDNWVVLAPYLVARGYCVYSLDYGQLEGVPFFHGLGPIEKSAEQLDGFVDKVLASTGAKEADLVGHSQGGMMPRHYLKFLGGADKVNALIGLAPDNHGTTLLGLTRLLPYFPGVEDLLTTKTPALADQVAGSPFLTKLNAGGDTVPGVRYTVIATKYDEVVTPYRSQFLDGPGVRNVTVQDLCRADVSEHVAVGILDRVAHHEVANALDPAHATPSTCLS, translated from the coding sequence ATGCTGCCCTGGAGACGCGCCCTGCGCGCGCTCGCCGCCGCCCTGCTCATCACGGGCGCGGCCACCACCCTCGCCCCGGCGGCCACCGCCGACACCACGGCACAGGCCGCCACCGCCTCCGTGTCGAGGGGCTGGAACGACTACGACTGCCAGCCGTCCGCCGCGCATCCCCGCCCCGTCGTCCTCGTGCACGGCACCTTCGGGAACTCCGTGGACAACTGGGTCGTCCTCGCGCCCTACCTCGTCGCGCGCGGCTACTGCGTCTACTCCCTGGACTACGGCCAGTTGGAGGGCGTGCCGTTCTTCCACGGGCTCGGGCCCATCGAGAAGTCGGCCGAGCAGCTCGACGGCTTCGTCGACAAGGTGCTCGCCTCGACGGGCGCGAAGGAGGCGGACCTCGTCGGTCACTCGCAGGGCGGCATGATGCCCCGTCACTACCTCAAGTTCCTCGGCGGCGCGGACAAGGTGAACGCCCTCATCGGCCTCGCGCCCGACAACCACGGCACCACCCTGCTCGGCCTCACCAGGCTGCTGCCGTACTTCCCGGGCGTCGAGGACCTGTTGACCACCAAGACGCCGGCCCTCGCCGACCAGGTGGCCGGATCGCCCTTCCTGACGAAGCTCAACGCGGGCGGGGACACCGTGCCGGGTGTGCGCTACACCGTCATCGCCACCAAGTACGACGAGGTGGTCACTCCGTACCGCAGCCAGTTCCTCGACGGCCCCGGCGTACGCAACGTCACCGTCCAGGACCTGTGCCGCGCCGACGTCTCCGAGCATGTGGCCGTCGGCATCCTGGACCGCGTCGCCCACCACGAGGTGGCGAACGCGCTGGATCCGGCGCACGCCACCCCGAGCACGTGCCTGTCCTAG
- a CDS encoding response regulator transcription factor: protein MTAVRVVLADDQPLVRAGLRVLMADAPDIDVVGEAGTGTEAVRLARDARPDVVVMDIRMPGMDGIEATRLIKEGGGPVRVLVLTTFDDDEYVYGALRAGASGFLVKDMALEDILAAIRVVAAGDGLIAPSVTRRLIEEFAARPEPGPPSAPRSVEAGAKGGVKGAVEGITGREREVLTLIGRGLSNAEVAAQLFITVATVKAHVARLFTKLDARDRVQLVIIAYEEGLVAPPR from the coding sequence GTGACGGCGGTCCGCGTCGTCCTCGCCGACGACCAGCCGCTGGTCCGCGCGGGCCTGCGCGTCCTGATGGCCGACGCCCCGGACATCGACGTCGTGGGAGAGGCGGGCACGGGCACCGAAGCGGTGCGCCTGGCCAGGGACGCACGCCCCGACGTCGTCGTCATGGACATCCGCATGCCCGGCATGGACGGCATCGAGGCCACCCGCCTGATCAAGGAGGGCGGGGGACCGGTCCGTGTCCTCGTCCTGACCACCTTCGACGACGACGAGTACGTCTACGGCGCGCTCCGGGCCGGCGCGAGCGGCTTCCTCGTCAAGGACATGGCCCTGGAGGACATCCTCGCGGCGATCCGCGTGGTCGCCGCCGGGGACGGGCTGATCGCGCCGAGCGTCACCCGGCGCCTGATCGAGGAGTTCGCCGCCCGCCCCGAGCCGGGCCCGCCGTCGGCGCCGCGCTCGGTGGAGGCCGGGGCGAAGGGCGGGGTGAAGGGGGCGGTGGAGGGCATCACCGGCCGGGAACGCGAGGTCCTCACCCTCATCGGGCGCGGCCTGTCCAACGCCGAGGTGGCCGCCCAGCTCTTCATCACCGTGGCCACGGTGAAGGCGCACGTGGCACGCCTGTTCACCAAGCTCGACGCCCGCGACCGGGTCCAGCTGGTCATCATCGCGTACGAGGAGGGCCTGGTGGCTCCACCGCGGTGA